TCCGGGGAGCTTTTTGTTTTTCATAACTCTCGAAGGAGTTGAACAAGCACCCATAGAACCTACGCCTCTGTGATAGCCTGAGCCGTGCGACATAGGGCCTCTGTGAGTTCCCCATCTTTTTGTTGTGCCGGCAAAACCTTTACCTTTGCTCGTACCGGTAACGTCGATTTTATCGCCTGCGGCAAATACATCAGCTTTAATCTCGTCGCCGACATTGTATTCAACGCCGCCGTCAAATCTGAACTCTCTTAAAGTTTTCTTATAGCTGACGCCCGCTTTGTCAAAATGACCTTTCAAAGGCTTGTTTACCTTTCTTTCGGGAATGTCGGTAAAACCAACCTGAACCGCTTTGTAGCCGTCGTTTTCAACAGTTTTAAGCTGTGTAACGGTTACAGGACCTGCAAGAACAACGGTAACGGGAATTACTGTGCCGTCTTCTGCAAAAACTTGAGTCATTCCAAGCTT
This genomic stretch from Qingrenia yutianensis harbors:
- the rplC gene encoding 50S ribosomal protein L3, yielding MQKAILGKKLGMTQVFAEDGTVIPVTVVLAGPVTVTQLKTVENDGYKAVQVGFTDIPERKVNKPLKGHFDKAGVSYKKTLREFRFDGGVEYNVGDEIKADVFAAGDKIDVTGTSKGKGFAGTTKRWGTHRGPMSHGSGYHRGVGSMGACSTPSRVMKNKKLPGHMGVEKVTIQNLDVVKADAENNLLLIKGAVPGPKGGLLKIVNTVKSK